One window from the genome of Cucumis melo cultivar AY chromosome 10, USDA_Cmelo_AY_1.0, whole genome shotgun sequence encodes:
- the LOC127151162 gene encoding uncharacterized mitochondrial protein AtMg00810-like: MVGELTFFLGFQIQQCASGIFLSQGKYARTLITKFELNKAKSKRISAALHLKLLKDDSGEKIDEGLYRSIIGSLLYFTTSRPDIGFAVGVYARYQASPRVSHLHSAKYILKYVLGTVDYGLWYTYDTSLLLVGYCDAN, from the coding sequence ATGGTGGGTGAGCTCACTTTCTTCCTAGGCTTCCAGATCCAACAATGTGCGTCTGGGATCTTCTTATCCCAAGGTAAGTACGCTCGTACTCTTATTACTAAATTTGAACTCAATAAAGCAAAATCAAAGCGCATTTCGGCTGCACTTCACCTTAAACTTTTGAAAGATGATTCTGGAGAAAAGATTGATGAAGGTTTGTATAGAAGCATCATTGGGAGTCTACTTTACTTCACTACCAGTCGTCCTGACATAGGTTTTGCAGTAGGCGTTTATGCACGATATCAGGCATCCCCCCGTGTTTCTCACCTTCATTCTGCaaaatatatattgaaatatgtACTAGGCACTGTAGACTATGGGTTGTGGTATACATATGATACTTCATTATTACTGGTAGGTTATTGTGATGCTAACTAG
- the LOC103499092 gene encoding NADH dehydrogenase [ubiquinone] 1 beta subcomplex subunit 7, producing the protein MEFQGSSKKMIATQAEMVEARVPIPYRDQCAHLLIPLNKCRQSEFYLPWKCEDERHSYEKCEYELVMERMLQMQKIREEQAKLKEGIHLIPKPANV; encoded by the coding sequence ATGGAATTTCAGGGCTCCTCCAAGAAGATGATAGCCACCCAGGCTGAGATGGTCGAGGCTAGGGTTCCAATTCCTTACAGAGATCAGTGCGCTCACTTGCTGATCCCTCTTAATAAATGTCGCCAATCCGAGTTCTACCTCCCATGGAAATGCGAAGACGAGCGCCATTCCTACGAGAAGTGTGAATATGAGCTGGTTATGGAGAGGATGCTTCAGATGCAAAAGATCCGTGAGGAACAGGCCAAGTTGAAGGAGGGTATTCATCTCATTCCCAAACCTGCCAATGTATGA